DNA from Terriglobus tenax:
AGTGGATATCACCGTGGGACAGACGATCAGCTGCACTACGGGGGCAAACATTAAGGTGGGTGCGACGGCGGGTATCGGCCTGATTGACTACACGCTGGGCTATGCGCGGCTACTCGTCTTCCCCACCAGTGTCTGCACTGTGGGCGGCAGTGTCGCCACCACCACCTCGGCTACGGCGGACTCCACGCACTTCCAGGTGGGCACGCTGGATCTGAACCGCTTCTACTCGACCACGGGAGCGACGACCGGGTCCGTAGCTATCAGCGCGGCTGCCTATACGCGCCGCCTGACCAAGGCAGCACTGGCCATTGTGAACTCACTGGGCACGCCGGACATTCTGAGCGTGCAGGAGGTGCAGGACCAGGCCACGCTGAACGATCTTGCCAACGCGGTGAACACACTGGCGGGCACCAGCTACCAGGGCTACCTGGGGTTGACTAACGATACGAACAGCCTGAACCCTGGCTTCCTGGTGAATACCTCGCGTATCGATGTGGAGTCTGTAGCGCAGGTAGGCGCCAGCACCACGTACAGCGGAGGGACGCTGTTTGAGCGGCCTCCACTGATGCTGAAGGCGGGTGTACACCGGGTGGGGAAGAACTACCCGGTGACGGTGATCAACGTGCACCTGGCCAGCCGCGACAACATTGGCGACACCACGCTGGGTGCCGATGTTCGCGCTCGCCGCGCAGCGCAGGCCTATTTCGTAAGCCAGCTAGTGCAGACCGAGCAGGATGCCGGAGAGAACGTTCTGGTAAACGGCAACTTCAACGCCACGGAGTTCAGCGACGGCTATGTGGATGTGCTGGGCGTCATCCGAGGATCGCCGGCGGCGGCAACCGCCGTGACGCTGTATCAAGCGACGGCCACGACCGGAGCTTTGCAGAACTTCACCAGGAGCGTGACCACCCTGCAGCGCTATAACGCGATTACGCGGGGCAACTCGGAGGCGGTGGAGCATATTCTTGCGTCTTCTACCGTGACCGCATCGACCACGGCGCAGAACTCGCTGGCCAGCTATGAGACCAGCGTGGTGCAGCCGCACTTCTCCGCGGACTTCGCGGCGGCGAACGCCAACAGCTCCTCCACCGCCGCCGGATTGACGGCCAACGATGGCCAGGTGGTCAGCTTCCTGATTCCCGCCGTGCCGACCTCGGCTACGGTCTCTGCCAGCTCACTGAGCTTTGGCGATGTGTATGTTGGCGGCTCGAAGTCGCTCTCGGTGACGGTACAGAACACCTCGGGCTTTACCTCGACGGTGAACGTAAGCAACATCGCCATCAGCGGCACCAATGCGGGCGATTACACGCAGACTTCTGACTGCCTGTCGCTGGCGGACCAGGCGACCTGCACCGTGACCGTCACCTTTGCACCGACGGCGATCGGCACGCGCGCGGCCACCCTGACCATCACGACCGATGCAACCACGGGATCGGCGATGACAGTATCGCTGACCGGCAATGGACTGCCCACCACGGCAACGCTGTCACCCACCAGCGCCAGCTATGGCAACGTGGTGCTGAACTCGACCAGCACGGCGCAGACCTTTACCTGGACCAACACCAGCACGATTGCGCTGAAGGTAAGCTCCGCAACGGTGAGCAGCGGCTGGACCATTGCCGCGAACAATTGCGGCACGGTGGCCGCCTCATCAAGCTGCACGGTGCTGGTGGCTTTTGCACCGGCGGCGCTGGGAACACAGACCGGGACGCTGACCCTTACCTCCACCAGCAGCGTGAATGGCACGTTGACCGCATCCCTGACCGGTCGCGGCGTGGCAGACGTGGAAGCTTCCCCGACCTCACTCAGCTTTGGCAACGTGGATCTTGGTCTTCGCTCCGCGGCGCAGGCAGTGACCATCACCAACTACACCAACGCGGCCATCGCGCTAACTTCCCTCTCGATTACAGGCGACTACGCCTACACCACCACCTGCGGCGGCACGCTGGCGGGGCTTGCCAGCTGCACGGCGACCATCACATTTACGCCGACCACCACCGGTACACGCACCGGCACGTTGACCATCAATACCAACGACACCAAGGTGCCGGTGGTAACGGTTGCGCTGACCGGCAACGGCGTGGACTTCTCCATCGCCTTGAACCCCGCATCGGGCAACACGATTGCGGGCTACTCGCTGGCTTCCACGGTGACGTTGACGCCGATCGGCGGATTCAACGGGACGGTGAACCTGAGCTGCTCCACCACGGCAGGCGGCACGAAGTGCGGCTTCGCCAGCAGCTCACCCACCTTCTCGGCGGTAACGACGGATGCGTTGACCATCACCACAACCTCGCAGTACCAGGTCATTGGTTATACCGGCGGCTTTGGTGGGTGGATGGCTGTCTTCGCAGCAGCAGGAGGAGCACTGCTGTGGTTTGCCCGCAGGCGTGTGCAGGGCATGATGCGGCTGGCCGCTCTCTGTGCATTGGCACTGGCCGTCCTGCTGCCGCTGGGCGGTTGCAGCGGTAAGCTGCCGGGCAGGAACACCGACCCCACCTATCCCGGCACGTACACCATCACCGTGTCCGCCACGGACGGGACCCTGACGCGGTCTGCCACGTACACCATGACCGTTACCGCCAAGTAGCTGCAATACAAGGTTTTGCGCTCGCGGGGCAGCCCGACACTCCAGGCTGCTCCGCATTTTTTTGCTAGAATCAAGAGAATGCGCCGCGTCTTTACAGACCGCTGTTGTTGTCTTCTCTAAGCGCCCTTCCCGCGCCCGCGCATTGTTCTTCCCTATTTACATATCTGGATTCACCCGGAGCCTATGAGTACCCTTCTTCCCACTGACGCCGCATCGTCCGTTGCCGAGCTGCTGACGCCGCGCAAGATGGACCACCTTCGCGCGCTGGAGGCTGAGAGCATCTTCATTCTGCGCGAGGCGGTGGCCGAGTTTGCCCGCCCCGTCATGCTCTACTCCATCGGCAAGGATTCGAGCGTCATGCTGCGCCTGGCGCAGAAAGCCTTCTACCCCGGCAAGTTCCCTTTCCCGCTGCTGCACATTGACACCAGCTACAAGTTTCCGGAGATGATCAGCTTTCGCGATAACTACGCCAAGGAGATTGGCGCGGACCTGATTGTGCACCGCAACGAGAAGGCCATTGCCGACGGCGCGAACCCGCTCGACCTGGGAACGCAGAACTGCTGCGGCCTGCTGAAGACACGCTCTCTGCTGGATGCCCTGGAAGAGGGCGGCTACGACGCTGCCTTTGGCGGCGCTCGCCGTGATGAAGAGAAGAGCCGGGCGAAGGAACGCGTGTACAGCTTCCGCGACGGCAACGGACAGTGGGACCCCAAGAACCAGCGGCCGGAGCTGTGGCAGACCTATAATTCCCGCCTGAAGAAGGGTGAGAGCATCCGCGTGTTTCCGTTGTCGAACTGGACGGAACTCGATATCTGGCTCTACCTGTACGCCGAGCAGATTCCTATTGTGCCGCTGTACTTTGCACGCGAGCGCGAAGCGGTGATCCGCAGCGGGCAGATCACGCTGACCTATCCGAACACGCGTCTGCTGCCGGGCGAAAAGATTGAGCCGGTGATGTGCCGGATGCGCAGCCTGGGCTGCATGCCCTGCACGGGCGCGATCCGCAGCGAGGCAGACACGATTGAAAAGATCATAGCGGAACTGATCAGCTTCCGCAGGTCAGAGCGTGAGAACCGCGCGATTGACCACGACGAAGAGGGATCGATGGAAACCAAGAAGCGGGAGGGCTACTTCTAAATGGCAACGACCGCCGTAAATACCCCCAACGACTTCCGCGAGTTTCTGGACGCGCACCTGGATCGCGACCTGCTGCGCTTTACCACCGCCGGATCCGTGGACGATGGCAAGAGCACACTGATTGGCCGCCTGCTGCATGACACAAAGAGCGTGTACGAGGACCAGCTCGCATCCGTTGCGAAGAGCCGTGTGAACCGCGCCGGCAATGGCCGCGTGGACTTGTCCCTGCTGACCGACGGCCTGCGTGCCGAGCGCGAGCAGGGCATCACGATTGATGTGGCGTATCGTTACTTCGCGACCTCGAAGCGCAAGTTCATCATTGCCGACACGCCGGGCCACGAGCAGTACACGCGCAACATGGCTACCGGAGCCTCGACCGCCGATGTCGCGATTGTGCTGGTCGACGGATCGAAGGGCATTCTGCCGCAGTCGCGCCGCCATTCGTTCATCGCATCGCTGCTGGGCATTCCGCATGTGGTCGCCGCCGTGAACAAGATGGACCTTGTTGGCTACGACGAGGCGAAGTTCCGCACCATTGAGACCGACTTCCGCGCCCTGGCCAGGCGCCTTGGCCTGCGCAATGTGGAGATCATCCCGGTCTCCGCGCTGGAAGGCGATAACGTCGTTAGCCCCTCTACCAACATGGCCTGGTACGGCGGCCCCACGCTGCTGGATTACCTGGAGACGGTGCCGTTGCGCGAGCATGTGGCCAACCAGCCGTTGCGCTTCCCGGTACAGCTTGTCGTGCGCCCCGACCGTACCTTCCGTGGCTTTGCCGGACAGGTGGCCAGCGGCGTGGTGCGCGAAGGTCAGCATGTTGTGGCGCTGCCCAGCGGACGCCGCACGCAGGTGAAACGCATTGTGACCTGGGACGGCGACCTGAAGGCCGCGGGTCCGGGCGAAAGCATCACGCTGGAGCTGGCCGACGAGATTGACCTGAGCCGCGGCGAGATGCTGATCTCGCCCGATGCGCAGGCCAACTCCGTGCCCACCGTCAGCAATGCCTTTGGAGCGAAGGTGGTGTGGATGCACGAGGAGCCGCTGGAGGTGGGTAAGACCTACCTGCTGAAGCAGACCTCGCGCGTGGTGCGCGCCGAAGTAAAGCGCATTCCCTACCGCGTCGACGTGAACACCTTTGAGCATCTGGATGCGGCTGAACTGAAGATGAACGACATTGCGGAGGTTGAGTTTGAGACCAACCTGCCGCTGTTCTTCGATACCTATCGCGACAACCGCGTAACGGGCGCAGCGATCCTGATCGATCCGCTGAGCAACGCGACGGTGGGCGCGCTGATGATCGACCGTGCTGTTGAAGCCGCGAAGAAGGCCGAGCTTCCGAAGCTGATCGCCGTAAAGGACACCACCGTTGCCACGCGCCTGCGCGAACTGCTGGCCGCTGCCGGACATCGCGCCGTCGTGCTGCAGGGCTTTACCGCTGCCGAGGTTCCCGTGGCGGTCCGCGCCCTGCAGCTTGCCGGAGTCATTGCGATTGTTGCCGGAGACGCGGAGGGCGCAGTCTCCATCACCGCTACCGACGATGCCGCGCTGACCGCGGCCCTGGTGGAGATGGGAGTGACCGTATGAGCGTTGCTACGCCTGTCGAGTACGAATCGCTGAACGCCGAGCAACTGGCCGCGCAGATCTTTGCCGAGTTCACCGGCGTGCCCGCGTGCTTTACCTGCAGCTTCCAGACGGAAGACATGGTGGTTCTCGACATCCTGCGCAAACAGCAGCCGGAGATCCCCGTCATCTTTCTGGAGACCGGCTACCACTTTGCCGAGACGTATGAGTACCGCGACCGCATGGTGCGCGAGTGGAAGCTGAACCTGATCAATGCCCTGCCCGAGGACACGAAGGCCGAGCATGAATCGAAGCGCGGCCTGCTCTACATCGTGAACCCGACCGAGTGCTGCAACCTGCGCAAGGTGGGTCCGCTGATGAAGTCGCTGGAGCCATACGGCGTGTGGTTCACCGGCCTGCGCCGTGAGCAGTCGCCCACGCGCGCCAACCTGAAGAAGGTGGAAGACCACCGCACACCCAACGGCCACGAGCTGAAGAAGATCTCGCTGCTGGCCGACTGGACCTGGGACCAGGTGACCGCGTACGCGAAGCAGCACGCCATTCCCGAGCTGCCGCTGTATGCGAAGGGATATACGTCGATTGGCTGCGAGCCGTGCACGGCTATCTCCACCGACCCGAACAACGCCCGCGCCGGACGCTGGGGCGGCAAGAAGCTGGAGTGCGGCATTCACACGTTCAGTGAGAAGACAGAGTAGCCGCGGTTGATTGCATGAAATGAGGGAGCCTTTCGGCTCCCTCATTTGTTTGTTCTGGAAAGCTTAGTTCGTTCCGCCGACGGTCATCTTGTCCAGCTTGACGGTTGGCATGCCGACGCCCACCGGGACGCTCTGCCCGCTCTTACCGCAGGTGCCGATGCCCTCATCCAGAGCCAGATCGTTGCCCACCATCGACACATACTTCAGCGCCTCCGGTCCGTTGCCGATCAGGGTTGCGCCCTTCACCGGGGCCGTCACCTTACCGTCTTCAATCAGGTAAGCCTCGCTGGCACTGAAGACGAACTTGCCGTTCGTGATGTCCACCTGGCCGCCGCCGAAGTTCACCGCGTACAGCCCGCGCTTCACGCTCTTGATGATGTCCTCGGGCTGGTCCTCGCCCGCGAGCATATAGGTGTTGGTCATGCGCGGCATGGTGATGTGCTGGTAGCTCTCGCGCCGCCCGCTGCCGGTCGACGGTATGCCCATCAGCCGCGCGGACAGCTTGTCCGACAGATACCCGCGCAGGATGCCGTTTTCAATCAGCACATTCTCGCGCGTCGGGGTGCCTTCGTCGTCCACGTTCAGGCTGCCGCGGCGGTTGGGCATGATGCCGTTGTCCACCACCGTCACCTTGCTGCTGGCCACCTGCTGGCCAATCAACCCGGCAAAGGCCGAGGTCTTCTTGCGGTTGAAGTCCGCCTCCAGGCCGTGGCCTACCGCCTCGTGAAGCAGAACGCCGGGCCAGCCGGGGCCCAGCACCACGGGCATCTCGCCTGCCGGGGCGGCAATGGCGCCAAGCTGCAGAATGGCGGTACGCGCCGCCTCGCGGGCAAAGTGCTCGGGGCTCTTCGCGCCTTCAAAGAAGTCCAGCGTCACGCGGCCGCCGCCACCGCTGGTGCCGCGCGCGGTATTGGTCGCGTCCTTGGCGATGACGAAGACGTTGAAGCGGGCCAGCGGCTGGGTATCACTGGCAAAGGTGCCGTCGCTGGCGGCTACAAGGATGCGGCGCAGCTCGTCGTTGTACCCGGCGCGCACCTGCGTAATGCGGTTGTCGAAGGCACGCGCGGCACGGTCAGCACGCAGAATCAGTTCGAGCTTCTGCGCAATCTCCGCATCGGTGCTGGCGCCGGCCACGGGATACAGCTCTGGCGTATGAGGCGAGGTAAAGCCCTGCACCTGCTGCTTCGCCGGACCGGAGGCGATCAGCGCGGCGGTACGGGCCGCGCGCAGAAGCTTCTCCGGGGAAAGATCGTCGGTGTACGCAAAGCCGGTGCGCTCGCCCGAGAGGACGCGGATGCCGCAGCCCACGCTGATGCCCTGGCTGGCGGACTTCACCAGCGACTCATCCACACCGATGGAGGTAGTCGTCACCGACTCAAAGTAGAGATCGGCATAGTCGCCGCCGGCAGAAAGCGCCTCCCCCAGACAGCGCTCCATGGTGCGCTCGGAGACGCCGAGGACGTCAATGAAATACCGCTTGTGGTCGGTGTGGGTCATGTGGTGATTCTAGTCGTTTCGCCTGCCCTCAGCCTGTCACTCCTTCAGCTTAGAGAGCGAATCTGCCAAGCCACCAACACTTTTTAGAATCTTGTCCACGACTTCTGAATTGGCTTCGGTCTTTCCGCGCTCTTCTCCGAAGACCTCAGCTGTGGGTGAAGTGAAGACCTTTTCAACCGACGCGATAACAAATTCAGAATATTTCGCAGCTTGCCTTTCAATTTTGAAAGCGTGGAGTGAGGGAATAACTAAAGGTCAATCGGCCTGTTGATTTCTACTGGCCACTAGCTAATTCTCCACCGGCACCCGATCGACCGAATCGATCACCACTGTCTGCACGGGCACTGTCTTTACCCGTAGTTCCAGGCCGGTTGCGCGGCGGAGGGCGGTTTCGAGGCGGGGCTGGTTGCTGCCGGTGTCCGGGGTGTCGTCCGGGGTGGGGTCGAAGGTGAAGGCGATGTCATAGCTGCCCTTGATGCCGGTCTCGTCGGTTACGGGGAAGCCGGTGACGGGGGTGAGGTACTGGGCGAGGGTGGCCATCGTCCAGTTGCAGCCTTCCATGTGGCCGTTCTCAGTGTCGATGCGGTAGCCGGGGAAGTGGTCGCCCTTGGTGGGGACGATGCCGGGGCCGGGGCGCCAGGTTCCTGTCTCGCTGGAGACGAGGGCGTAGCCGCGGCGCTGGCGCAGTTCGGTGTGGCAGACGAGGTGGAGTCTTTCGCGCAGCAGCGCCTGCAGGCCGGGGCGGAGCTCTTCGCGGCTGAGGGCGACACCCTCCTCCGGCCGCGCCAGCACTGAGTAGAGTTCGGTGTCCATCCACGAGGGGCGGTTGGCGATCTGGCTGGCGTCGATGTTGTAGGCGAGTTGGAACAGGCGGGTGAGGGTGACATGCTCGGCGCGGAACTCGCCCTTATTGGGGATGCTCCAGAAGCCGAGGCGGGGGTCTCCGCCGGGGTCGAGCTTGACGGTGGCAACTTCAAACTGCGGCTGCGTGGGCTGGGCGGCGCGGAGGGTGGACGGGAGGGCGAGTCCGAAGCCCAGCGCGAGGGCGAGCAGGCGGGCGAGTCGTTGCATGCTCCAGAGCATAGCGAAAAACGGCGCCCGGGATAAGGGAGAAAAACCGGGTGCCCCATCCATCCCACCCATCGCGATGAGCGCGATGGATGGGGCACCCGAAATGGTGGCTCTACACAAAGCGAAAAGCCCCGCATGCGCGGGGCTTTTGTCATTCCTAAAACTACCGGTTACATATTCGCCTTGCCGGCGCGCATGTCTTCGTTGAACTGGGGCTTGGCGAAGTTCAGGGAGTCCTGCAGTTCTTTTTCGAACTCGGCGCGGTGCTGCATCAGGCCTTCGGTGGGGGTGGCGTATTCCATGCCCTCGGTCAGCTGGATGACGCCGTCGGAGGCCAGGTCGTTGGCGATCTTCTTCAGGTCTTCGACCGTGGTGTTCAGGTACTGCGCGTCGCGGGGGTCGACGACCCAGACGGGCTGGCCTGCGCCCAGAACGCCGGAGAGCCAGTAGACCTTCTTGGCGATGAAGTCCAGGCGGAGCTGCTCCGTGGTGTCGTTGAAGACGAAGCTCTTGCGCCAGCGCGAGTAGTAGCGCGTGGTGACGGGCACCGGCTGGCGGTTGCCGGACTTCACCAGCTCCAGCTGGCCCTGGTCCATGGTCTTGCGGACGGCGTTGTAGATGAAGTTCTCGGCGAAGGGCTGTTCCATGGCCGGAACGATCTCGGCGAAGGTCAGCGTCATGGAGGCGGAGATCTTGGCGTGCAGAACGGCCTCGGCGCCGTCTTCCAGCCAGGCCTCGCCGTGGACGATGTAGGTGTCCGCGCCGGAGGTGGAGGTGTGGAAGGGCCAGGCAAAGTTACGGAAGCTGAGGGGCAGGCCGTGGATGGTCACGTAGCAGTCCGGCCGCGGATTGCGGAGGCGCTTGGCGGCGTGGGCAAAGTAGGTCTTCAGCTCTTCCTGGATCTCGGCGCGGCCGAAGTCGAAGTTGGCGCTGAACTCCAGCGTCTCGGTCTTGCCCTCAGCGTTGGCGAGGGTGAACTTCGTGGTGGGCTTGCCGGTGAAATCGGTGCCGGAGGTGGTTTCGGTGACCTTCAGACCCGCGATCTTCGCGGCGTCTTCGACCTGCTGCTGCAGGCTGAGCTGCGTTGCTGCTGCCATGGTTCGTGTTTTCTCCCAGAAACTACTATTTTAGGGCATTTTGAGGGCGATTTTGCGCCCCGGAAGGGCCTATTTCAGGTCGATTGGCTTACCGTCGGCGGTGGGCAGGCTGGCTCCCAGCTCCCCTGCAAGGGTGGGGGCGATCTGCCGCATGTCGATGATGCCAAGGTCTTTACCGGCCTTGATCCCCGGCCCCATGATGAAAAACGCCGAGCGCAGGGCGGGGTCGCTGGCCAGGTAGCCGTGGGACCCCAGGCCGCTGACCCCGGTGACAACATCAGGCTTCAGCTCGGCAATGGCCTGCCAGCCGGGACGCAGGGCGACGAGGAAGGCAGCGTCCGGATAGCCGCCCATGGCCACGATTTCATTGTGGGTGTAAACGTGACCGATGCCGTTGGCCGGGTCCGTTGCCAGGGTACGCAGCAGGGTGAACACCTTCTGCTTGGTGGCGTCGTCTGCGGGGTCGTTCAACTGGATGGCTGCTGTTCCGCCGCTGACCCAGGGCATGGCCTTCCAACTGGTGACGTTGCCCTTGGCGTCTGCGGTGATGAGGCCGGCGTCGATGAAGGCGCGTTTGAGCGAGAGGTAGTAGCTGACCGGCTCAAAGCCGTGGTCGCTGAGCACGCAGAAGATGACGTCCTTGTCCTGGGCGAGGGCAGCGTCGTAGATCTGCTTGACCAGCTTGTCCTCTTCCTGCACGGCGGCGTTGGCAGCGTCCGAGAAGGGGCCGTGTTCGTGCTGGGCGGTGTCCAGCCCTGCCAGGTGCACGGCCAGAAGGCCGG
Protein-coding regions in this window:
- a CDS encoding alkaline phosphatase family protein, translated to MATALACMAQAKKPLVVVVSVDGMRPDYITYAEEHKLEVPFLLGMMHNGVYAHGVTGVLPTYTYPSHTTLVTGVWPIKHGVLNNRPFDPLGKDPSAWWWNYDTIKSPTLWQAAHQAGVKTAAVNWPVTKGAPIDVNIPEFWNPARDDDGSTLENASTPAGMLKDLEKTLGRYPSKVVDVANDHKRVDFAIAILKQYHPGLLAVHLAGLDTAQHEHGPFSDAANAAVQEEDKLVKQIYDAALAQDKDVIFCVLSDHGFEPVSYYLSLKRAFIDAGLITADAKGNVTSWKAMPWVSGGTAAIQLNDPADDATKQKVFTLLRTLATDPANGIGHVYTHNEIVAMGGYPDAAFLVALRPGWQAIAELKPDVVTGVSGLGSHGYLASDPALRSAFFIMGPGIKAGKDLGIIDMRQIAPTLAGELGASLPTADGKPIDLK
- a CDS encoding TIGR03435 family protein — its product is MQRLARLLALALGFGLALPSTLRAAQPTQPQFEVATVKLDPGGDPRLGFWSIPNKGEFRAEHVTLTRLFQLAYNIDASQIANRPSWMDTELYSVLARPEEGVALSREELRPGLQALLRERLHLVCHTELRQRRGYALVSSETGTWRPGPGIVPTKGDHFPGYRIDTENGHMEGCNWTMATLAQYLTPVTGFPVTDETGIKGSYDIAFTFDPTPDDTPDTGSNQPRLETALRRATGLELRVKTVPVQTVVIDSVDRVPVEN
- the cysD gene encoding sulfate adenylyltransferase subunit CysD; this encodes MSTLLPTDAASSVAELLTPRKMDHLRALEAESIFILREAVAEFARPVMLYSIGKDSSVMLRLAQKAFYPGKFPFPLLHIDTSYKFPEMISFRDNYAKEIGADLIVHRNEKAIADGANPLDLGTQNCCGLLKTRSLLDALEEGGYDAAFGGARRDEEKSRAKERVYSFRDGNGQWDPKNQRPELWQTYNSRLKKGESIRVFPLSNWTELDIWLYLYAEQIPIVPLYFAREREAVIRSGQITLTYPNTRLLPGEKIEPVMCRMRSLGCMPCTGAIRSEADTIEKIIAELISFRRSERENRAIDHDEEGSMETKKREGYF
- the tldD gene encoding metalloprotease TldD; this translates as MTHTDHKRYFIDVLGVSERTMERCLGEALSAGGDYADLYFESVTTTSIGVDESLVKSASQGISVGCGIRVLSGERTGFAYTDDLSPEKLLRAARTAALIASGPAKQQVQGFTSPHTPELYPVAGASTDAEIAQKLELILRADRAARAFDNRITQVRAGYNDELRRILVAASDGTFASDTQPLARFNVFVIAKDATNTARGTSGGGGRVTLDFFEGAKSPEHFAREAARTAILQLGAIAAPAGEMPVVLGPGWPGVLLHEAVGHGLEADFNRKKTSAFAGLIGQQVASSKVTVVDNGIMPNRRGSLNVDDEGTPTRENVLIENGILRGYLSDKLSARLMGIPSTGSGRRESYQHITMPRMTNTYMLAGEDQPEDIIKSVKRGLYAVNFGGGQVDITNGKFVFSASEAYLIEDGKVTAPVKGATLIGNGPEALKYVSMVGNDLALDEGIGTCGKSGQSVPVGVGMPTVKLDKMTVGGTN
- a CDS encoding phosphoadenylyl-sulfate reductase, translating into MSVATPVEYESLNAEQLAAQIFAEFTGVPACFTCSFQTEDMVVLDILRKQQPEIPVIFLETGYHFAETYEYRDRMVREWKLNLINALPEDTKAEHESKRGLLYIVNPTECCNLRKVGPLMKSLEPYGVWFTGLRREQSPTRANLKKVEDHRTPNGHELKKISLLADWTWDQVTAYAKQHAIPELPLYAKGYTSIGCEPCTAISTDPNNARAGRWGGKKLECGIHTFSEKTE
- a CDS encoding choice-of-anchor D domain-containing protein, which translates into the protein MPNSPYLGKSVSTSGIVVGVMTTGGFYISEPSGNWDNSVATAEGIPVFYAAGANPACAVVGNTVTVVGMVTNTTALTAANTPGTGITPTSCTTTATGGTMTQSISVSGVLTSFGDALKYTGMTTSATFYAVSPTGGTLDEATETVTSNGQFWATLNSNSATNNHLFRATGIAGDEYVPTGAPGTVATWGGNPQRILIDTTTFGGTAVDITVGQTISCTTGANIKVGATAGIGLIDYTLGYARLLVFPTSVCTVGGSVATTTSATADSTHFQVGTLDLNRFYSTTGATTGSVAISAAAYTRRLTKAALAIVNSLGTPDILSVQEVQDQATLNDLANAVNTLAGTSYQGYLGLTNDTNSLNPGFLVNTSRIDVESVAQVGASTTYSGGTLFERPPLMLKAGVHRVGKNYPVTVINVHLASRDNIGDTTLGADVRARRAAQAYFVSQLVQTEQDAGENVLVNGNFNATEFSDGYVDVLGVIRGSPAAATAVTLYQATATTGALQNFTRSVTTLQRYNAITRGNSEAVEHILASSTVTASTTAQNSLASYETSVVQPHFSADFAAANANSSSTAAGLTANDGQVVSFLIPAVPTSATVSASSLSFGDVYVGGSKSLSVTVQNTSGFTSTVNVSNIAISGTNAGDYTQTSDCLSLADQATCTVTVTFAPTAIGTRAATLTITTDATTGSAMTVSLTGNGLPTTATLSPTSASYGNVVLNSTSTAQTFTWTNTSTIALKVSSATVSSGWTIAANNCGTVAASSSCTVLVAFAPAALGTQTGTLTLTSTSSVNGTLTASLTGRGVADVEASPTSLSFGNVDLGLRSAAQAVTITNYTNAAIALTSLSITGDYAYTTTCGGTLAGLASCTATITFTPTTTGTRTGTLTINTNDTKVPVVTVALTGNGVDFSIALNPASGNTIAGYSLASTVTLTPIGGFNGTVNLSCSTTAGGTKCGFASSSPTFSAVTTDALTITTTSQYQVIGYTGGFGGWMAVFAAAGGALLWFARRRVQGMMRLAALCALALAVLLPLGGCSGKLPGRNTDPTYPGTYTITVSATDGTLTRSATYTMTVTAK
- the cysN gene encoding sulfate adenylyltransferase subunit CysN, with protein sequence MATTAVNTPNDFREFLDAHLDRDLLRFTTAGSVDDGKSTLIGRLLHDTKSVYEDQLASVAKSRVNRAGNGRVDLSLLTDGLRAEREQGITIDVAYRYFATSKRKFIIADTPGHEQYTRNMATGASTADVAIVLVDGSKGILPQSRRHSFIASLLGIPHVVAAVNKMDLVGYDEAKFRTIETDFRALARRLGLRNVEIIPVSALEGDNVVSPSTNMAWYGGPTLLDYLETVPLREHVANQPLRFPVQLVVRPDRTFRGFAGQVASGVVREGQHVVALPSGRRTQVKRIVTWDGDLKAAGPGESITLELADEIDLSRGEMLISPDAQANSVPTVSNAFGAKVVWMHEEPLEVGKTYLLKQTSRVVRAEVKRIPYRVDVNTFEHLDAAELKMNDIAEVEFETNLPLFFDTYRDNRVTGAAILIDPLSNATVGALMIDRAVEAAKKAELPKLIAVKDTTVATRLRELLAAAGHRAVVLQGFTAAEVPVAVRALQLAGVIAIVAGDAEGAVSITATDDAALTAALVEMGVTV